Genomic DNA from Chiroxiphia lanceolata isolate bChiLan1 chromosome 30, bChiLan1.pri, whole genome shotgun sequence:
cagctccattttCCTTCCCCCAAACCCCTTTTATCCCCTCCAAAAATCTCAGAATTTGAAGAGTcagaacatccccagctccattttccttcccccaaaccccttttttccccccaaaatctgaGGATTTGAAGGGTcagaacatccccagctccatttttcttcccccgaacccctttttccccccaaaatgtgAAGATTTGGAGGATCAGAACATCCCCAAGTccatttttctccccccccaaccccttttttcccccaaaacacaaaGATTTGAAGGGTcagaacatccccagctccattttccttcccccaaacccctttttccccccaaaatctgaGGATTTGAAGAGTCAGAACATCCCCAAGTccatttttctccccccccaaccccttttttcccccaaaacacaaaGATTTGAAGGGTCAGAACATCCCCAgttccatttttcttccccccaacccccttttttcccccccaaaatctgAGAATTTGAAGGGTcagaacatccccagctccatttttcttcccccagtcACCCCAAAGACCATtgaaaaccccccaaatctgTTCAAATCCCTCCCTCAGGAGGATAATtttgcccatttttttttttaaggatttttgcTCCATCCTCGATATCAGGATcgatttttttactttttgaaaacGAGACACCGCCGAATATCgcttcaaagtaatttttaaaaatgagattttaccttctaaaaaaaaaaaacaaaaccaaaaaacaaaacaaaaaaaaaatagggttGGAAAGCAGAGCCTCGCTCCCCAAACAGTGTTTTCCcgtttatttttaaagcacgattttctggtgttttaaagaaaattcgCATTTCTAGAGGTGATTTcgttttccagctgcaaaatCCTGGCGAGCAAAACCACCCCCGGCCCcgtttttaatggaattttaattttctgaagcaCATTCGGATCCCTTGGGAGCCTCCCGGAGCGGCGAATCCGCTCCCGTTTGTCCGTAAAAATCGGGAACTGGGCGGGGAAAGGCGACCTGAGCCTTTCTGTGGCTCCTCCCTGGATTCTCCGGCGTGGAATTGTGTGGAGTTTTCTCTCCCATGGGAATTATTTTGGCTCCTCcgtttccagcctctccccgACAGGGATTtccacccccaaaatccctttttttcccgctataagaagcaaaaaaacctgattttttttggcCTGATTCCAATAAATCCGAGCTGAGGGaggtgcagggaaggggggggggggtcgctCCCGGCAGCGCCTTTTCCTTGGGAAACACAAGGATTGAACCCTGGAAAATTCCTCCCTGGGCTACCCTGGAGGGAATGTGAAGGGTcagaacatccccagctccatttttcttcctctaaacctcttttttccccaaaaaatgTGAAGATTTGAAGGGTcagaacatccccagctccatttttcttcccccaaaatccctttccccccccaaaatgtgAAGTTTTGAAGGGTCAGAACATCcccaagtctttttttcttccaccaaatctcctttttcctcccaaaaCCTGAACATATGAAGGGTCAGAACATCCCCAGCtcaatttttcttcccccccaaaccccttttcccccaaaacGCAAAGATTTGAAGGGTcagaacatccccagctccatttttcttccccccaaacccctttttcccccaaaacacaaaGATTTGAAGGATCAGAACATCCCCAGCTACagttttcttcccccaaaatccctttttccccaaagaaatcTGAGGATTTGAAGGGTCAGAACATCCCCagttccatttttcttcctctaaaccgcttttttccctccaaaatgTGAAGATTTGAAGGGTcagaacatccccagctccatttttcttcccccaaaatccctttttcccccaaacccacaaagaTTTGAAGGGTCAGAACATCCCCAAGtccatttttcttcccccaaatctccttttcccccccaaaacctgAACATATGAAGGGTcagaacatccccagctccattttccttcccccaaacccctttttccccccaaaccaCAAAGATTTGGAGGATcagaacatccccagctccatctCCGACTCCAaacatttttcccccaaaatgtgAAGACATGGAAGGTCACAGCCTGGACACGGCAGGAcacccctccctcacccccaaAATCTCCCGAGCTCCCCCCCACCCAGAGTTCCTGAGTTGTCCCAGATTTTTGGGGGGGCATCCAGCCTTATTTTCCCCTAAATTCCAAGGAATTCCGTCATTCCAGCGGTGCAGTTGGAGGTTGTCCCCGGGGTGGGAGCGAGTGGAGGGTGTCACgaccccccaaatcctctcCACACCCCCCGGCACAATCCATGGGGACATCCCAGATTTTCAGAGCGGGAATAAAAAGCGGGATCCGCGCTCAGTCCTTTGGGATGTCGGTCCTTGGCAGGGGCGGCTCCAGCCCTTCCCGGAATCCCGGAGGAATTGTCCTGGTGCTGCCTGATCCTGGCACCTCCTGCTCGCGGGGGGGGAGTCGGGAAGGACGTCGGGACATCGGGAATGCCACGGGGAATGCCATCGGGAATGCCATCGGGAATGGCATCGGGAATGCCATCGGGAATGGCATCGGGAATGCCATCGGGAATGCCATCGGGAATGGCAGCGGTGCTCCCGCAGGTCCCGGAGGAGAAAATTCGCCTCGTTTTTTCTTCCCAGCGCGTCCCAAATAAATCACCCCCCGAAGAGTTTCCGTGcatcccaaaaaaaccaaaaaaaccaaaccggCTCCTTCCGCCAGAAATCCCGGCCTGGATCGGCTCCCTCGGCATTCCCGGGGTTCGGAGGGGATGGAGCcgcttcccttcctctctcccgGGAGGCTCCGGCTCCGATTCCAAGGAGGCTGGAACCTGAGGGGAGACGCGGGGGCAGCTTTGAGGGTTTTGGTTCATTCTGGGTTTCCCAAAATCCCCCCGAATCCGGCGCCTGGGCCGGGAAGGGAGCGGGAGAAGATCCGCGCTCATCCCTGAGCCCTCGAGCTCCGGATTCCCAGACTTCCCTGGAGCCGCAAGGGATGCGCCGGGAAACGTCCCCGCCCCCGAGCGCTAAAGGAGGTCCAAAAAATCGCAGCTTTTCCCCCAAAATCCGCTTTTTCGGGAGCGCGGTGGGATGAAGGGAAGAGGTGGAAGCGCTCGCTGCTCCCTCCGCGGGGAGGACGGGGATTATCCCAGGAAAAACGGCTCCCATTCCAGCCCGGGGGGGTCTCCAAGGGGGGGGTGAGGCTGGAGAGACCCCGGAGCTGCCTCTGGACTCCAGCCTGGAATGAGGGGACTGGGAACAGGAGCCGGGGCAGGTCTAAGGATCGATCCCTCTGGGACAGGAGGGATCAATCCCTTTGGGACAAGGGGGATCGATCCCTCTGGGACAAGGGGGATCAATCCCTCTGGGACAAGGGGGATCAATCCCTCTGGGATAGGAGGGATCAATCCCTCTGGGACAGGAGGGATCAATCCCTCTGGGAGGATCAATCCCTTTGGGACAAGGGGGATCAATCCCTCTGGGATAGGAGGGATCAATCCCTCTGGGACAGGAGGGATCAATCCCTCTGGGACAGGAGGGATCAATCCctttggggcaggagggatCAATCCCTTTGGGACAGGAGGGATCAATCCCTCTGGGACAAGGGGGATCAATCCCTTTGGGACAAGGGGGATCAATCCCTCTGGGACAGGAGGGATCAATCCCTTTGAGACAAGGGGGATCAATCCCCGTGGACATGGAATTCCCTCATTCCCAGGGATCCTGCCTTGTTCCCAGGGCCCCCTGGtcccattttccccatttttcctgtgtttttcccTCAGAATCAGGTTGGGATCCAGGCCCTGATCCCATCCAGGGATTCTCCTGTGAATTGTCCCAAAAATCCACGGCTTGGGAATGTTCTCCGGAGCTTCCTGCTCCCGCTCTGCACGAAACGTTGTTTTGCCGTTCCCTATTTCTCCCCAGAACTCTGGAAAATAGGATTATTCCCCTCTcatggtggtgctgggcacACCTGAGGGGTGGGATGGCCACGGATCCCACAGGATTATGgatcccatcccacctccagcGCTCCGGGAGTGGGATAGGAGGGAACCGGGCGGGCTGGAGGCCACCCCAGGATCAGGGAATGTGGGATTTTGACACCTCGGCACGTCCGGGAAGGCGTTCCCTGATTTCCAAACCCTCCCAGGAGGATAAATCGGTGTTTAAAGCCCCGCTCTGAAACCGAAGTGGGATCACCTCCCTGACCTGGAGTGGGATCACCCCCCTGAGCCCAGGAGTGGGATCACCTCCCGGATCTGGAGTGGGATCACCTCCCTGAGCCAGAGTGGGATCACCTCCCTGACCTGGAGTGGGATCACCCCCCTGAGCCAGAGTGGGATCACCTCCCTGATCTGGAGTGGGATCACCCCCCGGATCTGGAGTGGGATCACCCCCTGGATCTGGAGTGGGATCACCCCCTGGATCTGGAGTGGGATCATCTCCCTGATCTGGAGTGGGATCACCCCCTGGATCTGGAGTGGGATCACCCCCTGATCTGGAGTGGGATCACCCCCTGGATCTGGAGTGGGATCACCCCCTGGATCTGGAGTGGGATCACCTCCCTGATCTGGAGTGGGATCACCTCCCTGAGCCGGAGTGGGATCAGGGGATTTTAGGGCTCAACCCTCCCCCCCAACATCCCAGGGGTGGATCCTCGGGGCTCTGCGGCTCCTTGGAGCAAATCCCAAGGGcggggagggtgaggaggggccCTTTCCCCACgggaaggagctggggaaaCTCTGCTGGAGCGGTTTCCCCGAGGGAAGGACTTGGGAAGAGGACACTGGAGTGGTTTTCCTGGGAGAACAAGTCGGGGAGAGGCCACTGGAGCAGTTTCCCCCAGGGAAGGACTTAGGGAGGGGCTTCTGGAGCAGTTTCCCCGCGGGAAAGAGCTGGAGACACACTCCTGGAGTGTTTTCCCCTGTGGGAAGGAGATGGGGACACACTCCTGGAGTGTTTTCCCCCATGGGAAGGAGATGGGGACACACTCCTGGAGTGTTTTCCCCCATGGGAAGGAGATGGGGACACACTCCTGGAGCATCTTCCCcatgggaaggagctggggacATGCCGCTGGAGCGTTTTCCCCACGGGAAGGAGCTAAGGACACACTCCTGGAGCATTTTCCCCATGGGAAaggggctggggacacactCCTGGAGCGTTTTCCCtgctggaaggagctgaggaCCCACCCCTGGAGCATTTTCcctgagggaaggagctggggagACACTTCTAGAGCAGTTTCCCCGAGGGAAaggggctggggacacactCCTGGAGCATTTTCCCcacaggaaggagctgggaacacACCCCTGGAGCGTTTTCCCcatgggaaggagctggggacACACCCCTGGAGCATTTTCCCCGCAGGAAaggggctggggacacactCCTGGAGCATCTTCCCCATGAGAAGGAATTGGGGACATGCCGCTGGAgtgttttccctgctggaaggagctgaggacacagccctgcagtgttttccctgagggaaggagctggggagACACTTCTAGAGCAGTTTCCCCGCAGGAAAGAGCTGGAGACACACTCTTGGAGAGTTTTCCCCACGGGAAGGATCTGGGGACACACCCCTGGAGcattttccctgctggaaggagctgaggaCACACTCCTGGAGTGTTTTCCCCACGGGAAAGAGCTGGGAACACACCCCTGGAGCATTTTCCCCCATGGGAAGGATCTGGGAACACACCCCTGGAGCCTTTTCCCCATGGGAAGGATCTGGGAACACACCCCTGGAGCATTTTCCCCCATGGGAAGGATCTGGGAACACACCCCTGGAGTGTTTTCCCCCATGGGAAGGATCTGGGGACACACCCCTGGAGCATTTTCCCCATGGGAAaggggctggggacacactCCTGGAGCATTTTCCCCCATGGGAAGGATCTGGGGACACACTCCTGGAGCGTTTTCCCcacaggaaggagctgggaacacACCCCTGGAGCGTTTTCCCcatgggaaggagctggggacACACTCCTGGAGCATTTTCCCCGCGGGAAaggggctggggacacactCCTGGAGCATCTTCCCCATGAGAAGGAGTTGGGGACATGCCGCTGGAGCGTTTTCCCtgctggaaggagctgaggaCGCACCCCTGCAGTGTTTTCCCTGAGGGAAAGAGCTGGGGAGACACTCCTAGAGCAGTTTCCCCGCGGGAAAGAGCTGGAGACACACTCTTGGAGAGTTTTCCCCACGGGAAGGATCTGGGGACACACTCCTGGAGcattttccctgctggaagGAGCTCAGGACACACTCCTGGAGTGTTTTCCCCACGGGAAAGAGCTGGGAACACACCCCTGGAGCATTTTCCCCACTGGAAGGATCTGAGGACCCACCCCTGGAGCATTTTCCCCCATGGGAAGGATCTGGGAACACACCCCTGGAGCATTTTCCCCGCTGGAAGGATCTGGGGACACACCCCTGGAGCATTTTCCCCGCTGGAAGGATCTGAGGACCCACCCCTGGAGCATTTTCCCCTCTGGAAGGATCTGGGAACACACCCCTGGAGCGTTTTCCCCCATGGGAAGGATCTGGGAACACACCCCTGGAGCATTTTCCCCCATGGGAAGGATCTGGGAACACACCCCTGGAGCCTTTTCCCCCATGGGAAGGATCTGGGAACACACCCCTGGAGCGTTTTCCCCCATGGGAAGGATCTGGGAACACACCCCTGGAGCGTTTTCCCCCATGGGAAGGACCCGGTGCCGTCGGGGCGGAGCTGCCCGTCCCTACCCGCGCTCAGTGCGAGGCCGACAGTGCCCGGGCTCCCTCCATCCTCCACACGGAGAAGGCGTAGCTGAGCCTCTCCCGGGCCCGGCTGGTGCAGGACGGGGCCGCCCCGGGCCCGGGCTCGTCTCCCCCCAGCACCCGGCGCAGGAAGTCGATGTAACGGGCGGCGAGTTTGAGCGTCTGGATCTTGCTCAGCTTGTCCGAGGGCAGCGTGGGGATGATCTTCCTCAGCTCGGCGAAGGCGTCGTTGAGGGACTGGGTCCTCTGGCGCTCCCTGACGTTGGCGAGGACCCTCTGGGCCTGCCCGTCCTccccggggggagccggggccgggccgcgctTGCTGCGCTTGCCCTGCGGCCACTCCGCGcccgcccggccctgcccgcgcTTCCGAGGGCACTTCCCGGGCATCCGCtcccgctcctcctcctcctcctcttcttcctcctcctcctcttcttcttcctcctcgCTGCTGCCCTCGGGGGGGGACTCCGGGTTCTCCTCCTTCATCTCCTCACGGGGGGCTCGTGGGAGAGGGGGAGGTGGGAAGAGGAGCTCCGGAGGTGCAGCCCCGGAGCGTCCGCCCTTCCCTGGAGGAAGGGGGGATAATTCCCGAGCCTCACTGGGATCTCCAAGGAATTCAGAGCTCTCCAAGGAGTTCAGAGTTCTCCAAGGAGTTCAGAGCTCTCCAAGGAGTTCAGATCTTTCCAAGGAGTTCAGAGCtctccaaggagtttggagTTCTCCAAGGAGATCAGAGCTCTCCAAGGAGTTCTGAGCCCTCCAAGGAGTTCAGATCTTTCCAAGGAATTCAGAGCtctccaaggagtttggagttctccaaggagtttggagTTCTCCAAGGAGATCAGAGCTCTCCAAGATCAGAGCCCTCTGAGGAGCTCTGAGCCCTCCAAGGAGTTCCGAGCCCTCCAAAGAATTCAGAGCTCTCCAAGGAGCTCTGAGCCCTCCAAGGAATTCGGAGCCCTCCAAGGAGTTCCGAGCCCTCTGAGGAGCTCTTGGCTTTTCCTTTGGGCTTTTCCTTCGGAGAGGAATTTTTTGggatggattttgggggggggaggctCCCGCTGATAGGCCGGGCAGGGGGGGCTGGACCAGGCGGGGGCCAATGTGCCGGGAGAGGCGCCGGCACCGGGAACGGCTCCGGAGCTTTATGGGTTCCagatttcctcctctccctcctctccctccgGAACAGATGCTCCCGCTGCCGCCTGGATGGCGGGAAAAGGGGGGGTTCGGTGGGAATCACGGGATATTCCGAGCTGGGAGGGGCCCCCAAGGGTCATGGAGTCGAATCCTTTGGAATGGTCCGTCCGGGGATGGAACCGCAGCCCCGGGGTTGGGGGGGTTGGGGCTCCTGGTGCTCCCAGATCCGggtttttgccctttttttttcctaaatcccgggttattttttttccctgcagggaaATATCCACTGGTTGGGATCACAGGAGGAGCTTTTGGAATCCTCAGAGGGATTCCGGGGGGGATGGGGAGCTACGGGGCTTCCCAGGGGCGGGGCGGGATCCAAGGGaaggggggacagggatgggaatcTGGGATGGGAAAGCATGGGAATCTGGGATGGGAGTctgggatggacagggatgggaatCTGGGATGGGAGTctgggatggacagggatgggaatCTGGGATGGGAATCTGGGGTGGACAGGGATGGGAGTCTGGGATGGATAGGGATGGGAATCTGGGATGGGAGTctgggatggacagggatgggaatCTGGGATGGATAGGGATGGGAATCTGGGATAGACAGGGGTAGGAATCTGGGATAGACAGGGATAGGAATCTGagatgggcagggatgggaatctgggatgggaatgtgggatgggaatgtgggatggaCAGGATGGGAGTCTGGGATAGCCAGGGATGGGAAtctgggatgggcagggatgggaatgtgggatggaCAGGGAAGGGAATCTGGGATGGGAAAGCATGGGAATctgggatggacagggatgggagTCTGGGATAGACAGGGATGGGAGTCTGGAATGGGCAAGGATGGGAATCTGGGATGGGAATctgggatggacagggatgggaatCTGGGATGGGAATCTGGGATGGACAAGGATGGGAGtctgggatgggcagggatgaGAATCTGGGACGGGAAAGGATGGGAATCTGGGATGGGAGTCTGGGATAGACAGGGATGGGAATCTGGGATGGGAGtctgggatgggcagggaagggcccgggctgtgcctgggcttcatttcttcattaaaactTTACAaatcataattattttccttttaaaatgaagtcaAACTGAATTCCGTTCCTCAGGAGGACGGATTTGGCCGAGGGAAGCAGGGTCTGGAATGGGGGCTGGAGatccttaaggaaaaaaaaaaaaaaaggaggaatcaCAATGAGCTTTGAagtgcaggaaggaaaaacatcCCCCAAGAAAATCGGGGCTTTTATCCCCGgatttgggaggtttttttgcGGCCggagcagcttttttttttcccttcaaaccGTTTccatttgggggtttttttttttgggatgAAGGGAAAATTTTCATCCAAATGTTTTTCAGgagctttcccagctctcccaggggGTCGGGTTTGACACGTCAGGGATCGTTTCGGGCCttaaagaggagggaaaataaaaccccaaaagccaAACCCGGTTCCTCGGGCTCGGTGAGGAGCCACCAGATGGAAGTTTGGAattcccagcccctctggaaTTGTCCCTTCCCagtttcccacacacacacacactcacacactcacaccctctccctgctcagaTCCATCTTTCCCAAGTGGGATCTTTAGGGAGGGTtactgggatttggggacacaATTTagtgggatttggggacacGATTTagtgggatttggggacacAATTTAGTGGGATTTTGGGCCATTATTTAGTGGGATTTcgggacacggtttagtgggATATGGGGATGTGATTTAGTGGGATTTGGGGACGTGATTTAGTGGGATTTTGGGCCATGATTTAGTGGGATTTGAGGATGTTATTTagtgggatttggggacatGACTTAGTGGGATTTGAGGATGTTATTTagtgggatttggggacatGATTTAATGGTGACCTTGGCAGTGCCGGGGGTGGTTGGACTGGacccagggatggagggaaaagggattttGGGAGCTGGGCTAGACCCAGGGGTggagggaaaaggaattttgggagctgggctggacccaggggtggagggaaaagggattttGGGAGCTAGGAGAGCCCCAGGAATCAAGGGAAAAGGGGTTtttggagctgggctggaccCACagatggagggaaaagggattttGGGAGCTGGAAgagccccagggatggagggaaaaggggtttttggagctggggatggagggaaaagggattttGGGAGCTGGAAgagccccagggatggagggaaaagggattttgggagctgggctggacccagggatggaaggaaaaggggTTTTGGGAGCTGGAAgagccccagggatggagggaaaaggggttttgggagctgggctgggcccagggatggagggaaaaggggtCTCAGAAGCCCCAACGTGCCGGGTCTCCACGTGACCCCCCAAAACCGAGAGAAGGGAGCAGCTCCCGCTCCCATCCCGGTGATTTCCATGGATGTCCCAACCCTTGGAtgtcccccagccccgggaTGTCCCCGGGACAATCCCGGGACGAGCTCAGCTAATTAAAACTCGGCGTTAACGACACCAAGGACACGGTTCTCTGCTCCAGGTGGGTCCTTCCTGGCTGGGAATATCCCGATTTTTGGGACCCCTCGGGAGCCTCCGGGCCGGGAATGGTTTGCAGGAGCCCCTCCAGTTGGTCCCAGTGCTCTCCCAGCGCTTCCCATCCCCCGGCACATGTGGGAGGAACCCGGGAGGCATCAAAGGGTttggatggggagggaggggggagaggaaaagccGGGAAAATCCTGGCGGGACATGAAAGGAAAAGTCTCCCCCGGCGGCTGGAAGGAGTTGTCGGAGCTTCGGAGTCGGGATTGGGGCCCATTTCCTGAGCCCGGGGCGGGAGCTGCCGCTCCACAGGGACTTGGGAGCAGATGGGGGAGCAttccaggggctgggggagcatTCCCGGGGCtttgggagtggggagggagcaTTCCCGGGGCTTTGGGAGCATTCCCGGGgctttgggagcagggagggagcattCCCGGGGCTTTGGGAGCATTCCCGGGGCTTTGGGAGCGGGGAAGGAGCATTTCCGGGgctttgggagcagggagggagcattCCCGGGGCTCAGGGAGCACTCCCGGGgctttgggagcagggagggagcattCCCGGGGCTCAGGGAGCATTCCCGGGgctttgggagcagggagggagcattcccggggctgggggagcatTCCCGGGGCTTTGGGAGCATTCCCGGGgctttgggagcagggagggagcattCCCGGGGCTCAGGGAGCATTCCCGGGGCTTTGGGAACAGGGAGGAGCCGGGAGGGATCTGGGAGGGTCCTGGAACAGCTCCGGGGGGACAAAGGGGGACAAAGGGAGGAGGGGCTGgaactgggatgggaatgggatgggggaTGGACTGGAactggggtgggaatgggatggaACTGGGATAGACTGgaactgggatgggaatgggatggtACTGGAATAGGGGAGGGACTGGAACTGGGATGGAACTGGGATGGAACTGGGATGGGGGATGGACTGGAACTGGGCTGGACTGGAACTGGGATGGAATTGGAATAGGGGATGGACTGGAACTGGGATGGAACTGGGATGGGGGATGGATTGGAACTGGGATAGGAATGGGATGGAATTGGGATGGAACTGGGATGGAATTGGGATAGGGGATGGGCTGGAACTGCGATGGGGACAGGGTGGAActgggatggggaatgggatgGAATTGGGATGGAAATGGGATGGAACTGGAATAGGGGATGGACCGGAACTGGGATGGAGGCAGGCTGGAACTGGGCTGGAGGAATGGGATGGAATTGGAATGGGGACAGGGTAGAACTGGGATGGGGTATGAGCAGGAACTGGGATGggggaatggggatgggggctgggctggaactGGGATGGGGATCAGGGTAGAACTGGGATGGGGAATGGGTTGGAACT
This window encodes:
- the LOC116800062 gene encoding twist-related protein 2-like, which translates into the protein MKEENPESPPEGSKEEEEEERERMPGKCPRKRGQGRAGAEWPQGKRSKRGPAPAPPGEDGQAQRVLANVRERQRTQSLNDAFAELRKIIPTLPSDKLSKIQTLKLAARYIDFLRRVLGGDEPGPGAAPSCTSRARERLSYAFSVWRMEGARALSASH